Genomic DNA from Lactuca sativa cultivar Salinas chromosome 8, Lsat_Salinas_v11, whole genome shotgun sequence:
TAATcattttttatacattttaattatgattatatgttgttGATACAACGATTTAGAAATGCACTTATAGATCTCATCATGTGGTAATGACAAAGGATTTCAAAATGTTTATTTTAGGGCATCATCTCCTTTCAAGTCTAATTAGTCAAACATAATGATTGATATCTTCTCACTTCCTTTCAAGTCAAGTGATCTTGTTCATAAGTAGGGCAAAAATGTTACCGCTTGAGACCATTCTAGCTTCCAAAAGATGAACACCATGTGATCCCATTTTCTAAGGATGTAGCAAAGAATATTGTAATCTTTACAATAGTTTGTAAAGATGGTAAAGGGTAAATAACGTTTCATATTTTACGAACATTGTAACTTTAGTAAACAAAAGTAGCTCTATCAttttaacaagaaaaaaaaaaagtacaaaTCAAACCAAACTATTTATTCGATGCTACAAGTTCACAACGAACATCAAACAATAAGCTACAAAAAAGAAACCAAAAGTCCTATAAAAATTTGAAACTCGGCTCACCTAGTTTTCAACAAAAGCCGCATTTTTAACACCCTTGGAGCTTTGCTtcctttttttttaatctcaagtcCCATATCATATTTGTGCACATGTAAAAAAGTATCATAACACTTACTTGTAAACAAAACTCAATCAAGCACTTAATTCATTTTGCTTTGAATTTGTCGATGAACATGCACTAAGAACTCAACATAAGAGAGACCATTTGGAGACTTGTCTTCCACCATGTACGAGAAGAACAACACCCCTGAACAAAAAGaaaatcattattattattattataatcagtgtttctttttgacttaatgcggaaagaaagaaagaaaagttaCCTGATGGATCTCCTTTCTTGCATAATTTTAAGCTGCGAGAAATAAAAGATTTTGTTAAGAAAAATCAAAACGACCAACATAAAAGTTATTcccattaacaaaaaaaaaagattaaatgaCTATTAAAGAAGTGCAACAAAAAACAATATACATACCGAAGATAATTGCATCTTTGGCTCCTAATCTCATTTATGACCTCATTAAGCTTCTTTGACAAAGGATTATCGTATTGCTGCAACACAAACtgaagaaggaaaaaaaaaagttatcaatACCTTCTTTATAAATCATTGATCAAAAAAGTACATGCTACACTTGGTCAATGGAATGAATCATTCCATTCCTTCCTGAATTCCGTTCCGTCATACCTGACTGGGAATCTCATCAACAGAAGAAATGCCAAACAGTTGTCGTGTTGTATCAGGATCTACAGAGCTtccaatataaattaaacaatcctccccattttcaagaagataaaTTCCATTGTCATTCACTTGTTCACTCGATAGAGGAATCGCAACCGGAATCACAGATCCATCTGTTTCCTGTAACCTCAGAAACAAACAAAAGAACCAAGTAAGACACCGTATAAGAGAATCttaaaagacaattttaccctttaccTTTGAATTAAGGTCGTGAACACTTATCATTCTAGGGTACACAAGCGGAACCGCCAATTGCGCCGAAAGAGGGAATACATAATTGATCCAGAATGACCGCTCGTCTATCCGCCCATCGGTCCTCAATCCAATACTTTTAATCAAAGCTAAAATAGAACaaaccaaaaaaaatcaaaaaaaaagacaaataaaaaaaacaaccTAGAATGTtggtggaaaaaaaaaacataccaaGAGTGTACAAAGGTAACAATTTGAGTGCTTCCGGAAGAATAAGCTGTCCTGATGAAGACACAGTGGCACAAAACTTGCGATACGCGTGAAGAATATTGATGCAAAGATTTGTGACTTGCTCCCTTACATGTAATAACGGATTTGTAAGGATCTCATTTGCAGCTGTAGTAAATAAAAAAAGAATGAAATcagtaataacaataataatgataataatatgtAAGTATTAAGTAAAGCAAGAACcgattaataaataaattacctTGCTTTAGAAAACAAGAAAATTGTGTATCCAAGTCAGCTGAGCGGAAGAGATTGCTCAACATGGTTGTGCATGGCAATGACAATGTAGAGACACGTATTCTTCTTTGTCCATATACAGTTGTATAAAGAAGTGCACACTACgcaaaaaaatataaacatacaATAATAATTTAAGTGAAATGTAAACTTTATTAGGTCATTAAAATAATACAAATGGGATACCTGAAAAGAACATTCTGTTCCATCCTGCAGTTTGTCATCATGCTTCAGAGTCACCATGATGGTTTTGTCACAATCAATCTAAAACAAAAAAGTTTAGTGTTTTAGTTAGAAAAAAACGTAAAATTGAAAGTGAGCCAATGGAAGTTTCCGGAAGGGGAGAAAGACAAACCGCAGGGAGATCGACATCTGTCGGGATGCGTTTACAGAAGTTTCCGGAATATTCTTGTACTTGAAGACCCTGACTAGATCTAACACGCATCACAGCTTCAAATCCTTGTGGTCTTGTGACATTCCATCGAAGATCATTGTAAAGTTTTGCAGGATCTGAAAGAGCTGAAAACGGGTGATAATAGTACAGCTGTCCTCCTGTTGTTCTTGGGATTACAGAGATTGAAGCGATGTCTACATAACTTTGGGTCGTTATAAATACATCAACAGAAACCTGTCAATATTatcaaaataagtttttttttttttttttttttttaaaaaaaaagacaGCATGTGTAGAGAACTAACTAAAAGGTTTTCTTTATAATATTAAGGAAGCTTCACCTGGTACTCTGCAAATTCAATCGCCATTGTCTTTAAAGTCTTGTCTACTGGTTGGAGTAGTTTATGAGGTTCCtgaaatttatttaaataataaataaacatgGTTTTCTCAGTGTCATGGTTGTAATTTCaacatatatttaaaatatatatacctTCTCCCCTGCAGATATATTAGTTCTTCCTTCAGCTTCTCTAGCAGAAAGTGCAGCAATACCAACAGAAGGCAGAACTGaaatataataataacaatagttactcaaatacatataaatatacatgtataaaatatataattagaAAATTCATGAACTTGCCTGATTGAAATACCAAAAGTTTCCCTCCGGTGCTCTTCATTGCCATAAAAGCAGCCTTGATCCCAGCACCAAAAGCTGAATCTGCTGTTTTATTGTTCTGAAACATAGTTGGAATGCTTTCTAGAAGCAGATCTAGATGCTGACGACACTGTTGcatcaaatcaaataaaaaatatttaatattagaataaaaactTCTTGTAAAACTAAAAGCCATTGTACTTAAAGATGTAGATATAACCTCAGAAAGTTGAACGATAACATCAGTTTGGAGAGGAGTGTAAACATCTTGTACATCAGGAACTATGAGCATTAATGGCTGCATAAACAAAATCAAGAATATTAGTAATCATAACTATATCTTGGAAATTTAAAAGTTATCTGAAATTGTATAAACCTGCTGTAATGCGCGTTTGAGGTTGTAAAAATGGATGGTGGAGTCAAATGTAGCAATTCCCACCATAGTCCGTGGACCCTCCTGCACCAGATTATTATAAATCAAAAAATTAGACCAACGATCGAGgattataaacaaataaataaagaaataaagagtAAGAAACTTACTGGAAGATCAGAAATAACTCGGCTGATAGCACTGCAAGCTCCAGCTGTAGCACCAGTCTGTATGGCGTTCATAGATACATCAATGAGGAAGAAAAACACAGCTGGCATCGGGTCCCGCACCTGGAAAAAGTAAAATGAACGTGTTATAAATCAAAAACTGTATTATTTGTTTAAAAgatatatacattttttttttcaaatacaaaCCATAAATTCCTTTGTAGCAACAAATTCAACTGTGCCTCTACAAAGCTCAGGTCTTTCATCAGCATCTCTTCTTCTGCCATCTGGGCCTAAATTACACTGATATTCACGGGGAGTTTCATCTGTGAAGCCTGCAAAAGAGAAGATAATAAAgtgttaatgtttttattttatttattttatttttgtgtgttctcagattaaaaatataaatactcACCACAGAAGTTACAGATAAAACGTCTTCCTTGGTCAACAAACTTCATGAACGGATTGATATAGCCTTTGCAACGAGAACAGCGAACAGGACCACTTTCACCAAAATCCACTATCTGGAAACATTAACATTTATAATTTCACaactatacatataaatatataataatgataataatagtatTCATGTTTGACACTTCATGGTATAAAATGTGACCTCATCCTAGTTTTGATAAACTGCATTTTCGTGCTAGATTTCATTATATGATGAACATTTGGATCTTATATGTGTATCAAAGACAATCAAGCATTATAATTTGATGATTATGACATTATATCAGAAGAAAAAGAGCATTATGATTAGTTACTTGGATGGGCTCTTCAGATGGATGAGGGAGAGCCAAAGGCTGGACCAACAAAGCCAACTGCATCCCAGATGTGTTCAAAAGATCGGTTGTGCAAGCAATCTGAAACAACAAACAATCTCACATTAAACTAAGCAACCAAcatgttcaaagttcaaacaCAAAGTATATAAGaagaaatatatataatatatcacCTGGTTGATGGTACACCTCATGTATCGTGGACTGCAGTTTCCAGTATCCCTTACAATGAACTCACTTGTAGCAGGCTTCAAAAGAAACAAGCCagatatataaacataaaacatattGATGGAGATGTATGAGAagaaaatttaaaagaaaaaggtGAAATACCGGTGGAGGATTGGCCTGGTTTCCCTGTCGAGTTTCATGAATAAGCACTGAGGAATTTGGAATAGGGCGTGGGATTTGGTTAGGGTCAATCTTTGATGGTCCTGTAACTGCACCTACACCAGCACCCATGGCAGGTGAGATTGTGGCCAGTGATTGTTGATTAGGAAGTGGTGGTGGCATGCCAAACATTCTTGGTGGTTGAACAGAACCAGACATTGGTGGAGGTTGCATTTGCCATGGTTGAGCCCCAAAAGGAGAAACTTGTGGTTGACCCTGAGCTGAAAACGTTGGAGGTCCTCTCTGACTCTGAGCTGCTAAAAATGGTGGTGGTGCTAGTGAACCTGGCCCTCTTTGTTGATAATCAGGCGGACTTCCAGGAGTTTGTGTTGTTTGGCCGGAAAAGGGACCACCCATGGTTGGTAGAGAAGGTGGAGGTCCAGAAGTTGGTCTTGGTCTTACACCAGATGGAGGGAACAGAGGACCACCGCCTTGCATACCGCCTGGTCCAAATGCTGGTGGGCCATTGCTCGGAGGACCACCGCCTAGTGGTGGCACAGGCATACCAGTTGACAAAGGGGAGGATGCAAAAGGACCAGGACGAGAACTCATTGTTGAAGAAGGCAAAGGTCCAGAAGTCATAGGCCTTGAAGCAAATGGAGGAGGGGGGTTACTACCAGGAGGTCGGTTGGAAGCCATGAAAGGAGGCAATGCACCTTGTGGGGGTCCAGTAGGCGGTGGCACTGCACCCCTGGGAACAACACCTGGTGGAGGGGGTCCTGGACGAGAGGGTCCTGAAAATGGAGACGATGAAAATGGAGCTGATGAAGGGAATGGTTGTTGACCAAACGGAGGAGGTGGACCTCGAGGTCCACCAGCTGAATTGGGAGGCATGTTTGGGCGATTGATTTGAAGGTTTTGCATGTTATCAGCAATTGAATTAGGGTTATAATTAGGCGGTGGATTGCCTGGTCGAGGTCCACCGGGAGTTGCCATTTACACGATCCCAAATATCAAATCCCGGTTTGTATATGGATGCTCAAAATTCCCAGACGATTTCACACTGCAACGGATAAAGATCCAGTTTTTACGTATCAATCGTTAACAATGAACAAAAACCATAATCCAATACTAAATAGAAATTACAATCGATGGCGTTTATCAAGATCACATGTGAATTCGATAAGATCTGGAATTATTAGACTGAATCAAGTGAGACGATACCAATTTGATGGACATACCTGAAGTTGAATATCACTGATCGGATCACGGGCGAGGGAATTTAGGTGAACAGAAGAAAGAAAAAGCGTCTGTAAGAAATACCTAGGCGAGGATCAAGGGAAATGGGAACGGAGTCTGAAGACCATCTTCGTTACAACAACCCAAGAAATACATTTGTAATTTGTTCCAATAAATGTCTGATCAATAAATGCTTGGTAAATTAATTATTATGtttctaaaaatataaaacaacatTTTAAAGTTGTTTACTtcctattttgattttttttttttttt
This window encodes:
- the LOC111894668 gene encoding protein transport protein Sec24-like At4g32640, with amino-acid sequence MATPGGPRPGNPPPNYNPNSIADNMQNLQINRPNMPPNSAGGPRGPPPPFGQQPFPSSAPFSSSPFSGPSRPGPPPPGVVPRGAVPPPTGPPQGALPPFMASNRPPGSNPPPPFASRPMTSGPLPSSTMSSRPGPFASSPLSTGMPVPPLGGGPPSNGPPAFGPGGMQGGGPLFPPSGVRPRPTSGPPPSLPTMGGPFSGQTTQTPGSPPDYQQRGPGSLAPPPFLAAQSQRGPPTFSAQGQPQVSPFGAQPWQMQPPPMSGSVQPPRMFGMPPPLPNQQSLATISPAMGAGVGAVTGPSKIDPNQIPRPIPNSSVLIHETRQGNQANPPPPATSEFIVRDTGNCSPRYMRCTINQIACTTDLLNTSGMQLALLVQPLALPHPSEEPIQIVDFGESGPVRCSRCKGYINPFMKFVDQGRRFICNFCGFTDETPREYQCNLGPDGRRRDADERPELCRGTVEFVATKEFMVRDPMPAVFFFLIDVSMNAIQTGATAGACSAISRVISDLPEGPRTMVGIATFDSTIHFYNLKRALQQPLMLIVPDVQDVYTPLQTDVIVQLSECRQHLDLLLESIPTMFQNNKTADSAFGAGIKAAFMAMKSTGGKLLVFQSVLPSVGIAALSAREAEGRTNISAGEKEPHKLLQPVDKTLKTMAIEFAEYQVSVDVFITTQSYVDIASISVIPRTTGGQLYYYHPFSALSDPAKLYNDLRWNVTRPQGFEAVMRVRSSQGLQVQEYSGNFCKRIPTDVDLPAIDCDKTIMVTLKHDDKLQDGTECSFQCALLYTTVYGQRRIRVSTLSLPCTTMLSNLFRSADLDTQFSCFLKQAANEILTNPLLHVREQVTNLCINILHAYRKFCATVSSSGQLILPEALKLLPLYTLALIKSIGLRTDGRIDERSFWINYVFPLSAQLAVPLVYPRMISVHDLNSKETDGSVIPVAIPLSSEQVNDNGIYLLENGEDCLIYIGSSVDPDTTRQLFGISSVDEIPSQFVLQQYDNPLSKKLNEVINEIRSQRCNYLRLKLCKKGDPSGVLFFSYMVEDKSPNGLSYVEFLVHVHRQIQSKMN